In the Streptomyces sp. WMMC940 genome, AGTACTCGGCCGGGTGCGTCAGGTTGTACGCATCGAGCGGGTTGACCGAACGGACGAAGTTGACGAGGCCGGCCGCCCCCTTGACGACACCACCGGTCAGATGGGTCATCTCCACGCCCTGGGCCAGACCGTAGTCCGCCAGCTCCAGCTTGACCTTGTCGCGGCCCGTGGGCTCCTTCGGGGCATGGGCCATGGCCGCCGTGACAGCCGTCTTCGCGGTGTCCGCGGCCTCGTTGCGGTGCCGGCGGGCCTCCTTCAGGATCTCCTGCGCCCGCTGCCGCTTGGCCTTGCCGGGGTCGGTGAACGGTCCGGGCCTGGGCGGGGGACTGTCGCTGTTGCGGGCGGCGTTGTAGGCGTCGACCTTCTTGTTGTACGCGTCGGCCGCCGTCCTGGAGTCCGCGTCGCCCTCCTTGTGGAGGGCGATGGCCTCCCGGGCCTTGCCCTGGGCGCCGACGACAGCCTTGGAGTATGTCTCCAGCGCCTTGGCCGCGGCCTCGAAGGCATCGGCGGCGTGCAGCCAGTCAGTCGGCAGCGTCTCGAACTTCTTGCGGAAGGTGTCCGCCGCCTCGCCCTTCCAGTGGGCCGGGTCGAGCTTCTTCATCCCGGCGCCGACGAGGTCGAACGCCTTCTGGAAGTCGCGGAGGTTCTTCACCGTCGAGGCGATCGCCTCCGGGTTGCCGTGGATGAGCTCGTTGGCCTCCTCGGTCTGTCCCAGCTGCTGCTCACCCACGTCCGCGCCGAGCGAGGAGGCGGCCTCGTCGCCCCAGTCCTCGACGCTGTCCGCCCAGTCGTCCGCGCCGACCTTCTGCAGGCCCTCGCCGATCCGGTCGGTCGTCCAGTCGACTCCCTCGCCGACCTTCTCCTTGGCCTTGTCGATGCCGCTGTCGACGACGTCGATGCCTCTGTCGAGGGCCTTGCCCAGATCGCCCAGATCCACCATCAGCGGCGCTCCCCCCAACGCGGCTCCTCGGCCTGCGCGACCGTCTCCTGGGACGGATCGAGCGTCTCGCGCAGCCGGGCGTCCGTCGCCTCACGCAGTCCGGGGTCGATCAGCCCCTGCCGCTCGAAGGCGTCCATCTGCGCGTCCATCACGTCGTAGCCGGTGTTCTTCCAGGTCTGCTTGACCTCCTGGTGTGCCTCGGAGAACGACTCGGCGCTCCAGTCGGGGTCGTCGGTGGCGGACTGGGTGCTGATCTCTTCCCAGCTCTTGCCCTTGACCTCGTCCTCGCTGAGGTGCGGGTTGCCGTTCAGCGAGTTCACGCCGATCTTGATGGAGTCCTTGACGTACTGCTCCTGCTCGGCGAACGACCCGGCCGACAGGCCCACGGCCTGCGCGAACCCGTTCCCCTTCAGCGTCAGCGCCCGGACGCCCCACTCCCAGCGGTCGCAGAAGGTCCCGAACTCGTCGGCGAGACCGCCGTGGCCGAGTTCCACTCCCGACAGGGAGAGTTCCGAGAAGCCGCGCCCCGCGGTCGCCTCGCCGATCATGCCGAGGTCCTTGAGTTCGGAATGGGCGAGGTCGATGCCCTTCACGATGGCCGCGAGCGCCGCCGGCGGCGCCTTGAGATCAGGATTCTGCCCGCTCATCGCTTCCTTCCCCCGTCTCCCCGAGATCCACTGCCACCGCTTCGGGCACGATGCCCCTGACCGGTGGGAACAACATGCCGTCGGCACTGCCCGCGTCCAGGGCCACGCCGCCCGGCCCGGGCAGCACGGGCACCATCGCGTCCAGCAGACGGGCGCCGAGCACCGTCCGGTACTTCCACTCGCGGCGTGTCTCTCCCCGCGCCAGGGCGAAGCGCGCCAGGGCCTCCTCGTTGGAGAACGCGCAGATCCAGCGGACGCCGTTCTGGTCGGCGGTCCACAGGCTGTCGTGCTCGTCGAACGGGACGAGTACGGCGGTGCGTCGGAATTCCCCGAGCAATCGCGCAAACTCCCGGCGAGCGGATTCCAGTTCGCTGTCCGCCGCCGCACCGGCTATGGTGCCCGTGGTGGTCGAATACGGTGTTTCTGCGGATAATTCGGGCGCTGTGCGGTCGCCGGTGGCGCCGCTCGAAGGTTCGGGCGCCGTCCAACTGGCCAACTCGGCCAGTTTGGAGGCCCGATCGGGCTTTGTGGTGCCGTTTGTGGCGTCGTCCCCGTTCTGACTCACGGGGGAATGCTGCCATGGGCTCGTTCCCGACTGCAACGCGTAATTCCCGCTCAGAGCGGGGCGATTCGGGTGTGTGGGGCTCCCTCGTGCGGACGCGGACGCGGACGCGGAAGCGGAGGTGGACGCGTGTGCGTGTGCGTGTGTGGGTGCGGACGCTGGTGCGGGGTCGGGGTCGGGGTCGGGGTCGGGGTCGGGGTCGGGGTCGGGAGCCGTGGGCTCCGTGCGCTGTTCCTCGCCGGGTGGTACGTCCGCCCCCGCGCGCACTCCCTTCGGGCGCGCCCCCCGCCCCTCACCACCGACCCTTTTCGGCGCATACGCCCCCACCCCCCGTCCCGTTTTCCGCTCGCGCTCGTATGCTCGCTGCATGACGGATCACCAGGCCGGAGACCGGGTCGGAGACCAGGCGGGTCGTCCGACCGCCAACGCGATGCGCCGTGCTCTCAAGCGGGCCCGGGACGGTGTCGCGCTCGACATCGGCGAGGCCGCCGTGCTGCTGCAGGCGCGCGGCGCGGACCTGGAGGACCTGTGCGCGTCCGCGGCGCGGGTGCGGGACGCCGGGCTGGAGGCGGCGGGGCGCCCCGGGGTCATCACGTACTCGAAGAGCGTGTTCATCCCGCTCACGAGGCTGTGCCGGGACAAGTGCCACTACTGCACCTTCGCCACCGTCCCCGGCAAGCTCCGCCGCGCCGGTCAGGGGATGTTCATGTCGCCCGACGAGGTGCTGGACATCGCGCGACGCGGTGCCGAACTGGGCTGCAAGGAAGCCCTCATCACCCTCGGCGACAAGCCGGAGGACCGCTGGCCGGAGGCGCGCGAGTGGCTGGAGGCGGAGGGGTACGACGACACCATCGCCTACGTACGGGCCATGGCGATCCGCATCCTGGAGGAGACCGGGCTCCTGCCCCACCTCAACCCGGGCGTGATGACCTGGACGGACTTCCAGCGGCTCAAGCCCGTCGCCCCCTCCATGGGCATGATGCTGGAGACCACCGCCACCCGCCTCTGGTCCGAACCCGGCGGTCCGCACCACGGATCGCCCGACAAGGAGCCGGCGGTGCGGCTGCGGGTGCTGGAGGACGCCGGGCGCAGCTCCGTCCCGTTCACCAGCGGGCTGCTGATCGGGATCGGTGAGACGTACGAGGAGCGCGCGGAGTCGTTGTTCGCGCTGCGCCGGGTCTCCCGCGCCTATCACGGCATCCAGGAGCTGATCGTCCAGAACTTCCGCGCCAAGCCCGACACGGCGATGCGCGGCATGCCGGACGCCGAACTGGACGACCTCGTCGCCACCATCGCCGTCGCCCGGCACATCATGGGCCCCTCCGGCTGTCTCCAGGCACCGCCGAACCTCGTGGACGAGGAGTACGGACGCCTCATCGCCGCCGGCATCGACGACTGGGGCGGTGTGTCGCCGCTGACGCCCGACCACGTCAACCCCGAGCGGCCGTGGCCCCAGATCGACACGCTCGCCGAGCGGTCCGCGGCCGCCGGATTCCGGCTGCGCGAACGTCTCGCCGTGTACCCGGAGTTCGTCCGGCGCGGCGAGCCCTGGCTGGACCCCCGGCTGCTCCCGCACGTGCGGGCCCTCGCCGACCCCTCGACCGGCCTCGCGGACGAGGCCGCGCTGCCCGCCGGCCTTCCCTGGCAGGAGCCGGACGAGGGCTTCGTCGCGAGCGGACGGACCGATCTGCACCGCACCATCGACACCGACGGCCGGACCTCGGACCGCCGGGACGACTTCGACGAGGTGTACGGGGACTGGGGCGCCCTGCGCGAGGCGGCGGCGCCCGGCATGGTGCCGTCGCGCATCGACACCGACGTACGGCACGCGCTGGCCACGGCGGCGGACGATCCGGCGAAGCTCACCGACGACGAGGCCCTCGCGCTGCTGCACGCCGACGGGCCCGCGCTGGACGCGCTGTGCTCGATCGCCGACGACCTGCGCCGTGACGTCGTCGGCGACGACGTCACGTACATCGTCACCCGCAACATCAACTTCACCAACGTCTGCTACACCGGTTGCCGCTTCTGCGCCTTCGCCCAGCGCCGCACGGACGCCGACGCGTACACCCTGTCGCTGGACCAGGTCGCCGACCGCGCCCAGCAGGCCTGGGACGTCGGCGCGGTGGAGGTGTGCATGCAGGGCGGTATCCACCCCGACCTGCCCGGCACCGCGTACTTCGACATCGCCCGGGCCGTGAAGCAGCGCGTTCCCGGCATGCATGTGCACGCGTTCTCCCCCATGGAGGTCGTGAACGGCGCGACGCGCACCGGCATGTCGATCCGCGAATGGCTGACCGCAGCCAAGGAGGCGGGACTGGACTCCATCCCGGGGACGGCCGCGGAGATCCTCGACGACGAGGTGCGCTGGGTACTGACGAAGGGCAAGCTGCCGACCGCCACCTGGATCGAGGTCGTCACCACCGCACACGAACTGGGCATCCGCTCGTCGTCGACGATGATGTACGGGCACGTCGACCAGCCCCGGCACTGGCTGGGCCACTTCCGCACCCTGTCCCGCATCCAGCAGCAGACGGGCGGGTTCACCGAGTTCGTGACGCTGCCCTTCATCCACACCAACGCACCCGTCTACCTGGCCGGCATCGCCCGGCCCGGGCCCACGACCCGCGACAACCGCGCCGTCACGGCGATGGCCCGGCTGCTGCTCCACCCGCACATCCCGAACATCCAGACCAGCTGGGTGAAGCTCGGCGCGGAAGGCGCCGCGGAGATGCTGCGCTCCGGCGCGAACGACCTCGGCGGCACGCTGATGGAGGAGACCATCTCCCGGATGGCCGGGTCGAGTTACGGCTCGTACCGCTCCGTCCGCGACCTGATTGCCATCGCCGACGCCGCCGGACGCCCGTCGAGGCCCCGCACGACGCTGTACGGCGAGGTCCCCGCGGAGCGGCAACGCGCCGCGGCGGACTCCGACGGCCACCTCCCGGAGCTGCTGCCGGTACTGGAACAGGGCTGAGGAGCCCCGGTCGGGGCTTCCCGGTCCCGTCCCGGAAGGGCGTCCTGGAAGAGCACCGCGGAAGTCGTCGCGTGCCGCGTCTCGGGCGCGATCGGAACCGGCCCGAAGCTGACCGTGGCATTCCGCTTCAGAGTCCGTTCCGGCTGGATTCCGCCCCATGAAGCGATCTCTCGCGGTCGATTACAGTGCTGCGCACGAGAAGGTAGGGAGCCGCGTGACCACACCAGCCGCAGCCGTCTGGGGACGTGCCGAGCAGCAGGACTTCCGCGCCCGGGTGCGCGGCTGCCTGCTGGGCGGGGCCATCGGCGACGCTCTGGGCGCCGGGGTCGCCGCGCTGTCCCTGGACGAGATACGCGCCGCCCACGGTCCGGACGGGGTCACCGATCTCGTTCCCGCCTACGGCCGCCGCGGCGCGGTCACCGCCGCCACCCAGTTGACCCTCTTCACCGTCGACGGCCTCATACGCGCCCAGGTCCGCCGCGACACCGGCGCCTGGCACCCGCCGACCGACGTCCACCGCGCCCATCTGCGCTGGGCGGCAACCCAGCGCGACTGGGGGCCCGACGAGCGTCGCAAGGACAACGGCTGGCTCGCCCGTGAGGAATGGCTCTACACCCGCCGCGACCCGACCCCCGCCTGTCTCACCGGTCTCGCGGACGAGGTGCTCGGCACCGTCGACAAGCCCAAGAACCCCACCGCCCGCGACGCCGGTGCGCTCGTCCGCTCCGCTCCCTTCGGGCTGCTCGTGGGCTGGGAGCCGCAGCTGGTCTGCCAGCTGGCCGTGGAGTGCGCGGCGCAGACCCACGGCCACCCCACCGCGTACCTCTCGGCCGGCGCCTTCGCAGTGATCGTCCACGGGCTGGCCCGGGGCGAGACCGTCGACGGGTCCGTCCAGCGGGCGCTGTCCCTGCTCACGCCCAGGCCAGGGCACCAGCCCGTGAGCGACGCGCTCAAGCAGGCCCTGGGCGCCGTACGCCAGGGCATTCCGAGTGCCGCCCGCATCGACGCGCTCGGTGACCCCGAGAACGCCGAGGACGCTCTCGCCGTAGCCGTCTACTGCACCCTCGTCAGCGAGGACGTCCGCCACGGGCTCCGTCTCGCCGTCAACCACGACGGTCCCTCCCACACCACCGGCACTCTCTGCGGCGCCCTGCTCGGCGCGCTGCACGGAGAGACGGCCCTGCCGCCCGCCTGGCTGTCCGAGATCGAGGGCCGCTCCACGGTCCTCGAACTCGCCGACGACTTCGCCATGGAGATGACGCAGGGCCCGGCGCTCCACGGTCCCGCCGCCTCCGCCCCCGGCTGGCTCCAGCGCTACCCGCGCGGCTGAGTGCGGCCGGCCCCGGCCTGCTCGCACGACGGTCGAGGGCGGTCGGCCTCCGGGCAGTCGGCACGCGCTCCGGCCCGAGCGCCGGGGCGGGGCGGCTTCCACTACGGGTGAGCGCTCCGGCACTCCCCGGGCGACTGGGTCCGGACCGTAGTGGTGCCGCCCGGTCCGATGTGGTGACTGCCGTACTGCCCGGGTCTGCGGCGGTGGGGGCAATGCTGCCTGGTCTGCGGTGGTGGATGCCGTGTCGTCCGGTTTGTGGCGGTGGCGGCTACCGCATCAGTTCTCCGGCGTTGACCAGGAGGGACTGGCCCGTGATCGAGCGGGCGCGGTCCGAGGCAAGGAAGGCGACGGCCTCGGCGACGTCCCCGTCGGTGGCGAGTTCCGGGAGGGCCATGCGTTCCGTGAGGCGGGACAGCACCTCGGACTCGGGAACGCCTTCGGTGCCGGCGGTGAACCGGACGTACGCCTGGACCGGTGGGCCCCACATCCAACCGGGGAGCACCGTGTTGACCCGTATCCGGTGCGGGCCGAGCTCGCGGGCCAGGGAGTACATGGCGGAGGTCAGCGCGCCCTTCGACGCCGCGTACGCCGCCTGCCGGACCTGGGAGGGGGCGGCCACCGCGGACTGGGTGCCGATGATGACGACCGATCCGCCGCGCTCCTTGAGGGCGGGCAGACAGGCGCGTGTCATGCGCAGGGTGCCCAGCAGATTGACGTCGACGATCTGCTGCCAGGTGGCGAAGTCTGCGTCCTCGACGCCGCCGAAGTGGGTGTCCCATGCAGCGACGTGCGCGACGGCGTCGATGCGCCCGAAGCGCTCCAGCGCGAGGGCGGCGAGCGCTTCGCACTGGGCCTCGTCGGTGATGTCGGTGGGGCGGTGGGCGGTGTGGGTGCCGGCGGGGTCGATCTCACCGGCGGTCTTCACGAGGTTCGCCTCGGTGCGGGCACCGAGGACGGCGTTGCCGCCGTCCCGTACCACGGTCTCGGCGACGCGGTGTCCGAGTCCGGCGCCGACGCCGGACACGATGACGGTCTTCTTCTGCAGCAGCATCTCGGCGGCTCCCGGCTCTGGCCCTTTACCTGACGGTGCGTCAGAGTAGGTCCGTCGACCCCGGGAGGGAAGGGGAGCGCCGTGCTGGGAAGGGAGCGTCGTGAGCGAGGACACCCGGTCCGGGCTGTACGCGGAACTGGCGGCCGTCGGCCCTTACGGGGTGCGTCCCGGCCATGCGCTGATCACCATGGTCGAGCCGCGTCCCGGCCATGAGTACGCGTACAACCGCTGGTACGAGGACGACCACTACTACGCGGGCGCCATGGCGATGCCCTGGGTGTTCGCGGGGCGCCGCTGGGTCGCCACCCGCGATCTGCAGCTGCTGCGCTACCCGGAGAAGTCGGCGGTGGCACAGCCGGTCACCGCAGGCTGCTACATCTCCACCTACTGGATCACCGAGGGGCGTTACGACGACCACATGCGCTGGACGGTCGGGATCAACAGGCGGCTCAATCGCGACGGCCGCGTCCACCAGGCCCGCACCCATGTGTTCACCGCCTTCCAGGACCATGTGGCGACCGTCTACCGGGACGGCGCCGCGGGTCCGCGCGACTACCACGCGCTCGACCATCCGTACGCGGGGCTGGTCGTGGAGGTGGTCGACGCGGAGAGTCCGGAGTGCCGGGCGGAGCTGCTGGAGTGGCTGCGGTCGCGGGAACTGCCGAAGCGGCTCGCGCCGAAGGGCGACACCGTCTGCCCGGCGGCGATGGTGACCGTGTTCCGGCCCACGCCTCTGCCGCTGGACCGGATGACATACGTGAAACAGGTGGAGGGCGTCGACACCCGGCTGACGCTGCTGTGGTTCCTGGAACAGGACCCGAGACACGGCTGGGAGGAGCACTTCGCCGGGCTGGAAGCGGGAGAGCTGGGGAGGATCGAGCTGGTGGCGCCGTTCATTCCGACGGTCCCCGGTACGGACCGCTATGTGGACGAGCTGCGTTAGCGGCGTTTCGTGCAAGACGGTGAGGCCGCTCAACGGGGGCCGGCAACCACCTGACAGTGATCGCAGTCCCACCTATTGTGGTCGTTCGGACCTGTTTCTGACGGGCGGATTGTCGGGCAAGGGGGACTTGCGTGGAAGCACAGATGATGGATCTCGCGCGCACCGCCGGGACTGCAGTGGTGACACTCATGGCCACTGATGCGTGGGAGAGAACCCGAGAGGGAGTCGTCGCGCTGTGGCGGCGGGTCAGTCCCTCCCGCGCAGACGGCGTGGAGGGGGAACTGGAAGCCGCTCGGGACGATCTCCTGCTCGCGCGGGAGAACGGCGACGAGCTCGTCGAGCAGGAATTGAGCGAGGAGTGGGCAGGCCGCCTTCGCCGTCTTCTTCGTGACCGGCCGGATGTTGCGGTGGAGCTTCGCCGGATTCTCGCGCACCTAGACCCGGATGAGCAGACCCAGACCAGAACGGTTCGGATGAGGGCCGAAGCGTCAGGGAGTGGACGTGTCTATCAAGCCGGTCGCGACCAGCACATTGCAGAGAGGTGACTGAGCCACCACGCGCGGAGGGCGTGGTACACGGCCGTGCGTCGGGCCAGGGGCGTGTGTATCAGACCACGGGCGACCAGCACATTACGGAACACCATCACTATTACGGGGCTGGCGAGGCCGGATCGCTTTTTGGATCGTCAGTGCCGCGCCGTATCGTGCACGCCCATGCGGACGTGCTGCGGAATGGGCCAGCAGCACCCGACTCCGTCCGGTTGCCGCTCGTCGGGAGGATGCCACGCCACCTCCGGGACCGTAAGGCCCTCATGGCAGGGCTGCTTGAGGCTGCCGGTGGCCATGGAGGGATCCACGTGCTTCACGGGACGGGGGGATGCGGCAAGACGGCAGTCGCGCAGGCGCTGTTCCACTCGGTGACGAGTCGCCTCGACGCTGTCGGTCTCTGGGTCAATGCGTCGGAGCGAGCCACGTTCCGGGCAGGCATGCTGGCAGTGGCCGCAGATCGCGGCGCGCAGTCCGTGGAATTGGCCTCGGCCTACGCGGGCCAGCGTGCGGCAGCAGATCTTGTCTGGCACTACCTGGACAGCTCGCCGCAGAGGTGGGTTCTTGTACTGGACAACGCGGACGATCCTGCGGTGCTGGAAGAGGGTAGGTGGCTGCGGGCCAGCCAGCAGGGAACCGTCGTCGTTACTACCAGACAAGGAACGTCGCCGGTATGGCAAGGGGCGCAGTTGCACCGAGTAGGCACTCTGCCGGTGGAGGACGCCGCACTCATCCTTCGAGATCTCGCACCCGACTCCGGCACGCTTGAGGAGGCACGGTCCATGGCTCAGCGGCTGGACTGCCTACCTCTCGCTCTGACGCTGGCGGGGTCGTTCTTGTCCCGGCAACTCCTGGAGAGCTGGTCCATGAGTGACTACCAACGCCGTCTTGAGGACGACTCTACGGAATTGATCGACCGAGGGGCGGATTCCGAGGGAGACGCACGGCATATGGTCGGCAGGACCTGGCAGATCTCTCTCGACAGGCTGGAGAGGGCTGGAGCGCCTGAATCAGTCACGCTCATGCGGCTGTTGTCGTGCTTCAGTTCCGACCCGCTGCCCCTGGCGTTGCTCCACCCACGGAAACTGGCCATGACCGACCTGGACCATGCCACGCCCTCTCTGAAGGCCCAGCGAGTGGAGGTCGCCCTGCGCGGCCTCTTGGACCATTCCCTGGTCGCACTCGTGGACGTCGAGCGTGGTGACGTCGGGGTCCGGTGTATCAGGGCTCACGGGGTACTGCTGGACAGCATTGCCGCCTCGGTACCGGACAACCAGAGGGTGCTCCTCATGACATCGGCGGTTCGCCTGCTCGCCGAGGAGTTCCCCGAGGATCTTCGGGCGGCTCGGGCGGTCGGTGGTGTTGGGTGGCTGGCGCCTCACGTGGTGAATCTGCTGCGTCGGGTTCCTGACTCGGAGGTTACCCTGGAATTGGTCGAGCTGGCCGTTCGATTGGCCGCCTTGACGTTCGACATGGGTGACTATCACGCGTCATCCTCGGTGGCACGTTCTGCAGCCGAGGCCGGCCAGCGGCAGCTGGGTGGGGACCATCATGTGACATTGAGGGCTCGTCATCGGTTGGCCCTTGCGCTGTTCAGGCTAGGCCGATTCGAGGAATCCGAGAGATTGCACCGGAATGTCCTCGAGGTCCGGGTCCGGCTCCTTGGTCAGGAGCATGGCGAAACACTGGCGAGCCTGCAGGACATTCACGAGCCGCTAGGTCAGTTGGGCAGGCTAGAGGACTGCGTGGCCTCGCTTCGGGAGGTCGAGGCGATCCGAGCGCGGATTTTGGGTTCTGATCATCCTGACACTCTCCACGTGCGTGCCCTTCTCATTGAATACTTGGCGAATCCAGGCTCGGAGGAAGAGTTCGACGAATTCGCGCCCGCTGCGGTCGCGATATGTGAGGAACGCTTGGGGGATGAATCCTTCACAACGGTAACCGCTCGCCATAATTTCGCTTACGGACTCTACGTCTTCGGTCGATGGGCGCAAGCGGAGGAAGTGGCTCGTATGGCGGTGTCGGACCGCGAGCGGTTCCACGGTGCGGAGCACTACCTCACCCTCTCGGCGAAGGTCCTCCTGAGTTGGATTCTGGAGAAGCGCGGGCGCCGTGAGGAGGCCGTCATCCTTGCGCGAAGCGTCGTCGAAGGGCAGGAAAGGGTGCTTGGTGTTGAGCATCCGTACGTGCTGGCCAATCGGGCCAGCCTCGCGGCTTCTCTCGCTGCGAGCGGCCGCGTCGCGGAGGCGGTTGCCCTGGCGGCCCGGAATCTCCCACTGTGTGAGCGGACTCTCGGTCCCAGTGATCCTGTGACCGTCAAATCTCGTGCCGTCGTGGACGAACTGGGCGGAGCCGGGGCAGAAGGCAGCCCCCTCGGCCAGGACGGCGGGCCGGTCGAGAGGGCTTGACTGCAGGTTCTGCTGAGACGTGGTCGGCGAGGGTTGCCGGTCAGCCCTCGCAGCTGATTCCGGTGATGAATGCCGACCATGTCTCAGCGGTGAAGCCCAGCGGAGGGCGGTGAGGCGCCTTTGAATCACGCACGGCTACCAAGATCTGATCTTTCGCCTTGATCTCCACACAATCGCCGTTGACGGCAGAGTACGAGGACTTGGTCCATTCCGTCAGGGACGCAGCTTGCCGGATGTGCATAGTGACTCCGATGGTTGTGCCAGGTGTGCGGGTGCCTCGAGCCGCTGTCTCCAACGGCTCCGAGATCGAAGCTACGCTCCAACATCCCTTACGGCAGGGTGTGTTCACCCATCCGGATGGCATTATCTGTCGAAGTCTATTCAGCCTGAGCTCATGAGTGTATAGTGCCCGCGCTCCCGGTCAGCCTCCGTAACTCTCCGATACCTGGTGGATGAATTCCATCGACTGCTCGGCGCTGAGTGCCTTGGCTCGAAGATGCTCGTACATGACTGTGTAGCTTTGTACGTCGTTGGGCTTCTCAAGGTAGAGGTCGCTGGTCACACCCTCGAGGTAGACGACGCTGGCGTCCATGGCGTCCTGGAACTCCAGGATGGCGAATTTTCCGTACATGCCAGGATGAGCCCCTACGGCATAGGGCAGGACCTGCAACGTCACGTGCGGCTGCAGGCTCAGCTCAGCGAGGTGTTTGAGTTGGTCTGCCATGATCCGGTCATTGCCGACTACGCGGCGCAGCAGGGCCTCGTCGATGACGGCCCAGAACCGGAGTGGGTTGTCGGGGTCCTTGAGGCGGTCCTGTCGCTTGAGTCGGATCTGAATGCGCTTGTCGATCTCGCTCTGTGTGGCTTCGGGCCACATCCCCTCGATGACTGCATGGGCGTAATCGTGTGTCTGGAGTAGGCCGGGCACGATCAGCGATTCGTAGACCCGGAGGCTGGCCGCGTCCGTCTCCAGGCCGATGTAGACGCTGTAGGGGATGTCGCCGAAGGCGTGCCACCAGCCCTGCTGGCGCGAGTCCTTGGCCATCTGCATCAGAGAGTCGACCACGCGGTGGTCCTCGACCTCGTACACTCCGCAGAGGTCGCGCACATCGCGCTGGCTGATCGAGCGCCTGCCGTTCTCCAGTCGACTGATCTTCGACTGGGAGACGAGCAGGCGATCCGCCACCTCCTCCGCGGTCATGCCCTTGAGTTCGCGGAGCCGGCGCAACTCCTGGCCCAAACGGCGGCGCCTGACGGTGGGGTTGACGTTGGACGCCACGGGAACTGCACCTCCGGCTGTGGACTGCTGTG is a window encoding:
- a CDS encoding SseB family protein, translating into MSQNGDDATNGTTKPDRASKLAELASWTAPEPSSGATGDRTAPELSAETPYSTTTGTIAGAAADSELESARREFARLLGEFRRTAVLVPFDEHDSLWTADQNGVRWICAFSNEEALARFALARGETRREWKYRTVLGARLLDAMVPVLPGPGGVALDAGSADGMLFPPVRGIVPEAVAVDLGETGEGSDERAES
- a CDS encoding bifunctional FO biosynthesis protein CofGH, with product MTDHQAGDRVGDQAGRPTANAMRRALKRARDGVALDIGEAAVLLQARGADLEDLCASAARVRDAGLEAAGRPGVITYSKSVFIPLTRLCRDKCHYCTFATVPGKLRRAGQGMFMSPDEVLDIARRGAELGCKEALITLGDKPEDRWPEAREWLEAEGYDDTIAYVRAMAIRILEETGLLPHLNPGVMTWTDFQRLKPVAPSMGMMLETTATRLWSEPGGPHHGSPDKEPAVRLRVLEDAGRSSVPFTSGLLIGIGETYEERAESLFALRRVSRAYHGIQELIVQNFRAKPDTAMRGMPDAELDDLVATIAVARHIMGPSGCLQAPPNLVDEEYGRLIAAGIDDWGGVSPLTPDHVNPERPWPQIDTLAERSAAAGFRLRERLAVYPEFVRRGEPWLDPRLLPHVRALADPSTGLADEAALPAGLPWQEPDEGFVASGRTDLHRTIDTDGRTSDRRDDFDEVYGDWGALREAAAPGMVPSRIDTDVRHALATAADDPAKLTDDEALALLHADGPALDALCSIADDLRRDVVGDDVTYIVTRNINFTNVCYTGCRFCAFAQRRTDADAYTLSLDQVADRAQQAWDVGAVEVCMQGGIHPDLPGTAYFDIARAVKQRVPGMHVHAFSPMEVVNGATRTGMSIREWLTAAKEAGLDSIPGTAAEILDDEVRWVLTKGKLPTATWIEVVTTAHELGIRSSSTMMYGHVDQPRHWLGHFRTLSRIQQQTGGFTEFVTLPFIHTNAPVYLAGIARPGPTTRDNRAVTAMARLLLHPHIPNIQTSWVKLGAEGAAEMLRSGANDLGGTLMEETISRMAGSSYGSYRSVRDLIAIADAAGRPSRPRTTLYGEVPAERQRAAADSDGHLPELLPVLEQG
- a CDS encoding ADP-ribosylglycohydrolase family protein, whose translation is MTTPAAAVWGRAEQQDFRARVRGCLLGGAIGDALGAGVAALSLDEIRAAHGPDGVTDLVPAYGRRGAVTAATQLTLFTVDGLIRAQVRRDTGAWHPPTDVHRAHLRWAATQRDWGPDERRKDNGWLAREEWLYTRRDPTPACLTGLADEVLGTVDKPKNPTARDAGALVRSAPFGLLVGWEPQLVCQLAVECAAQTHGHPTAYLSAGAFAVIVHGLARGETVDGSVQRALSLLTPRPGHQPVSDALKQALGAVRQGIPSAARIDALGDPENAEDALAVAVYCTLVSEDVRHGLRLAVNHDGPSHTTGTLCGALLGALHGETALPPAWLSEIEGRSTVLELADDFAMEMTQGPALHGPAASAPGWLQRYPRG
- a CDS encoding SDR family oxidoreductase, with amino-acid sequence MLLQKKTVIVSGVGAGLGHRVAETVVRDGGNAVLGARTEANLVKTAGEIDPAGTHTAHRPTDITDEAQCEALAALALERFGRIDAVAHVAAWDTHFGGVEDADFATWQQIVDVNLLGTLRMTRACLPALKERGGSVVIIGTQSAVAAPSQVRQAAYAASKGALTSAMYSLARELGPHRIRVNTVLPGWMWGPPVQAYVRFTAGTEGVPESEVLSRLTERMALPELATDGDVAEAVAFLASDRARSITGQSLLVNAGELMR
- a CDS encoding tetratricopeptide repeat protein — its product is MAGLLEAAGGHGGIHVLHGTGGCGKTAVAQALFHSVTSRLDAVGLWVNASERATFRAGMLAVAADRGAQSVELASAYAGQRAAADLVWHYLDSSPQRWVLVLDNADDPAVLEEGRWLRASQQGTVVVTTRQGTSPVWQGAQLHRVGTLPVEDAALILRDLAPDSGTLEEARSMAQRLDCLPLALTLAGSFLSRQLLESWSMSDYQRRLEDDSTELIDRGADSEGDARHMVGRTWQISLDRLERAGAPESVTLMRLLSCFSSDPLPLALLHPRKLAMTDLDHATPSLKAQRVEVALRGLLDHSLVALVDVERGDVGVRCIRAHGVLLDSIAASVPDNQRVLLMTSAVRLLAEEFPEDLRAARAVGGVGWLAPHVVNLLRRVPDSEVTLELVELAVRLAALTFDMGDYHASSSVARSAAEAGQRQLGGDHHVTLRARHRLALALFRLGRFEESERLHRNVLEVRVRLLGQEHGETLASLQDIHEPLGQLGRLEDCVASLREVEAIRARILGSDHPDTLHVRALLIEYLANPGSEEEFDEFAPAAVAICEERLGDESFTTVTARHNFAYGLYVFGRWAQAEEVARMAVSDRERFHGAEHYLTLSAKVLLSWILEKRGRREEAVILARSVVEGQERVLGVEHPYVLANRASLAASLAASGRVAEAVALAARNLPLCERTLGPSDPVTVKSRAVVDELGGAGAEGSPLGQDGGPVERA
- a CDS encoding DUF397 domain-containing protein, translated to MPSGWVNTPCRKGCWSVASISEPLETAARGTRTPGTTIGVTMHIRQAASLTEWTKSSYSAVNGDCVEIKAKDQILVAVRDSKAPHRPPLGFTAETWSAFITGISCEG
- a CDS encoding helix-turn-helix domain-containing protein, encoding MASNVNPTVRRRRLGQELRRLRELKGMTAEEVADRLLVSQSKISRLENGRRSISQRDVRDLCGVYEVEDHRVVDSLMQMAKDSRQQGWWHAFGDIPYSVYIGLETDAASLRVYESLIVPGLLQTHDYAHAVIEGMWPEATQSEIDKRIQIRLKRQDRLKDPDNPLRFWAVIDEALLRRVVGNDRIMADQLKHLAELSLQPHVTLQVLPYAVGAHPGMYGKFAILEFQDAMDASVVYLEGVTSDLYLEKPNDVQSYTVMYEHLRAKALSAEQSMEFIHQVSESYGG